From a single Lewinella sp. LCG006 genomic region:
- a CDS encoding cysteine desulfurase family protein produces MKQPMIYLDNSATTPTDPRVVEQMLPYFYDLPGNAASRTHAYGWQAEEAVSKARQQVAGLLGVDKSEIVFTSGATEAVNLAIKGVYDTYQRKGKHLITVKTEHKAVLDSCQWLEERGAEVTYLEVDEQGRIDLKELENAIREDTILVAVMWANNETGVIQDVATIGEICNRREVFFFCDGTQAVGKIPVDPVAMGVHLLAFSAHKMYGPKGVGALYVRRKNPPVKLTAQLAGGGHERGRRSGTLNVPGIVGFGAAAALAQTEMMAEIERLSSWRDQLEIKLLESLERVKVNGSQEMRLPQITNLCFEYADAEDVMRTFNQVLAVSSGSACTSASLDPSHVLKAMGLSSDQAHASLRLSFGRFNQEEDVDRVTAAIVSGVNSVRADSPLWRQ; encoded by the coding sequence ATGAAACAACCAATGATCTATCTGGATAATAGTGCAACTACGCCTACAGACCCCCGGGTAGTAGAACAAATGTTACCTTACTTTTATGACTTGCCAGGAAATGCTGCCAGCCGAACCCACGCCTACGGCTGGCAAGCAGAAGAAGCTGTAAGTAAGGCCCGTCAGCAAGTAGCTGGATTATTGGGCGTAGATAAATCTGAGATCGTTTTTACCAGTGGTGCCACTGAAGCCGTCAACTTGGCGATCAAAGGGGTTTACGATACTTACCAACGCAAAGGCAAGCACCTCATTACCGTGAAAACAGAACATAAAGCGGTACTGGATTCCTGCCAATGGTTGGAAGAAAGAGGTGCAGAAGTCACCTATTTAGAGGTAGATGAGCAGGGGCGAATAGATCTGAAGGAACTCGAAAATGCGATCCGGGAAGATACCATTTTGGTGGCCGTTATGTGGGCCAACAATGAAACCGGGGTCATCCAGGATGTAGCAACTATCGGCGAAATTTGCAATCGCAGAGAAGTATTCTTTTTTTGTGATGGTACCCAGGCCGTTGGCAAAATACCAGTTGATCCAGTTGCTATGGGAGTTCATCTCCTGGCCTTTTCGGCGCATAAGATGTACGGCCCTAAAGGTGTCGGTGCCCTCTATGTACGGCGCAAGAATCCTCCCGTAAAACTCACTGCGCAGTTGGCGGGAGGTGGGCATGAAAGAGGGCGGCGGTCCGGGACCTTAAACGTACCCGGTATTGTAGGCTTTGGTGCAGCCGCAGCCTTGGCCCAGACCGAAATGATGGCCGAAATAGAACGTTTGTCCAGTTGGCGTGATCAACTGGAGATAAAACTACTGGAAAGCCTGGAGCGGGTAAAAGTAAATGGAAGTCAGGAAATGCGCCTCCCTCAAATCACCAACCTTTGTTTTGAATACGCAGATGCCGAAGATGTGATGAGAACCTTCAACCAGGTTTTGGCGGTTTCATCGGGGTCGGCATGCACCTCTGCGTCACTTGATCCTAGTCATGTGCTCAAAGCCATGGGATTGAGCAGTGACCAGGCCCACGCCTCGCTGCGACTGAGCTTTGGCCGGTTTAACCAGGAAGAAGATGTTGATCGGGTTACGGCGGCCATCGTCAGTGGCGTGAATAGTGTGCGGGCGGATAGTCCGTTGTGGAGGCAATAA